One Synechococcus sp. Nb3U1 genomic window, TAGAACTGCTGGGCATTACCCCGCCCGCCACTCCAGAAAAGATTGCCTTTGTACGACAGTTGTTGAACGGAGCCAATCCCAATTCTCTTTTGGCTAAGCACGCCACTGCTAATAAAGAATACTATTTACAGGATGAGAACATAGTCGATAATTTCTTCCACGTCAACGATATTCCCTTTGATATTGGGGAAATTCCTGGTTTTGTAGCTCAAGTGGGTTTGGAGTTTATCGATGTTGCCCCGCATCGAGATGATTGGAATGCTAAGCCTTTGGTAGCTTCTACCCATCCTGAGTTTCATCGACGGTATGAAACTCTTTCTCGCATTGAACAACTTCAGGTGATTGAGTGTTTGGAACCTCTATACCACACGCAAAATTTGTTCTGGTGTTGCCATCAAGGCAAGAAAATTGCTGCCTGGGATCCCTTTACTGCTGAGTTTTTTAAAGGATTCCGTTGGCAATTGAATCCAATGTTTGTCCAGCATGGCAGCGTGCGCTATTTGGATCAAAAGGTACCCTTCTCGGAGCTGTTGAGCAAACTTGACCCAGCGCGGATCCCCACTCAAAAGATGGATATTTTCTGGCAAATTGCTCAGATCCCCGGCAAGGTTATGACTTCGAGCCGTTATCAAGTGCTGGATCTGTTGTTGCCGTTGGCTCAACAGGCGCGTTCCGGCGCTGAGATTCTGGTTGATCAAGAAGACAGAGCCGATCACGTCCTCAACCTATTCCGACAATGGGAGGTGGATCGATTGGTTTTAAGGGTGGAATAAATTGGGCGCTTGGGTTGCTCCTGTCAGCCTTTTCAGGGATCCCGTGGATCAAGAGCATCCCGCAGGCCGTCCCCTAGCAAGTTAAAAGATAAAGAACTGAGAACTATCATCAAGGTGGGAGCCAGCACCAGCCAAGGTTTCAGGATGATCACGGAAGCATTGGTGGCCAGGGAGAGCATATTGCCCCAGGAGGCATCCGGTTGTTGGATCCCCAACCCAATCAGGCTCAATACCGATTCCGCCACAATGTAGCCTGGAACCGCCAAAGTAGCAGAGATTACCACATATGTTGCCGTTTGAGGCAGAATATGGCGCACCATCAAATACAGGGATCCCGCCCCTGCCACCCGTGATGCCTGCACAAAATCTCGATCCCGCAACGACAGCACCTGCCCGCGAATCACCCTGGCCAAGCCCGCCCAACCGACGAACGAGACGATCACCACAATCACCAGAAAACGTTCCGCATTGCTAAAAGGTAGACCTGTCAGTGGGTTCAGTTGCAATACCGCCGCCAAGGATACCAACAGGTAAAGAGTGGGAATTGACATCAATACTTCTGCCAGCCGCATCAGGAGCATATCCACCCAGCCGCCGAAATAACCGGATATCGCCCCCACCAAAAGACCAATAGTGAAAGAAATTCCAATACCCACCAGGCCGATGAACAGGCTGACTCGTCCGCCGTAAATTAGACGGCTGAAATAATCGCGGCCTTGGTCATCGGTGCCCAGCAGGTTCAACCGACCCACCCGTAGATCTTCTGCTTCTGGGGATCCCTCTGGTGAATCTGGGTCGGGGCGCAGTGCAACGGTTCCGAATAAGTGGCGATTAGACGGGATCAGGCCCAACCAACGGTAGGGAGTACCCTCCACAAAAAAGCGGATCCCCGCCGGACGGCTAGTGTCGATGTAGAGTGTCCGTTCCCCTGTTTGTAAATCCACCGGCCCCTGT contains:
- a CDS encoding class I SAM-dependent methyltransferase, with amino-acid sequence MNEADITLAVQAQYETFPYPPVPYDQPFQGFSSLGSYTLAQYARTRLLKEPTGAKFLVGGCGTGYEVHGIAASNPGYASVVGIDISRPSLKIAQQRIKHHGLSHCSVQYGDLLDPSTWPEGSFDMISSYGVIHHTADPLKALGNLVSRLAPDGVIALMLYNRSGRWHLYRIRKALELLGITPPATPEKIAFVRQLLNGANPNSLLAKHATANKEYYLQDENIVDNFFHVNDIPFDIGEIPGFVAQVGLEFIDVAPHRDDWNAKPLVASTHPEFHRRYETLSRIEQLQVIECLEPLYHTQNLFWCCHQGKKIAAWDPFTAEFFKGFRWQLNPMFVQHGSVRYLDQKVPFSELLSKLDPARIPTQKMDIFWQIAQIPGKVMTSSRYQVLDLLLPLAQQARSGAEILVDQEDRADHVLNLFRQWEVDRLVLRVE
- a CDS encoding ABC transporter permease, translating into MQWWKRLRQNRWAQIGALILLLFYTCAIFAEFVAPYSPLQSQTQGSLLPPTAIHLQDPSGTWLGPHVYPTRQGPVDLQTGERTLYIDTSRPAGIRFFVEGTPYRWLGLIPSNRHLFGTVALRPDPDSPEGSPEAEDLRVGRLNLLGTDDQGRDYFSRLIYGGRVSLFIGLVGIGISFTIGLLVGAISGYFGGWVDMLLMRLAEVLMSIPTLYLLVSLAAVLQLNPLTGLPFSNAERFLVIVVIVSFVGWAGLARVIRGQVLSLRDRDFVQASRVAGAGSLYLMVRHILPQTATYVVISATLAVPGYIVAESVLSLIGLGIQQPDASWGNMLSLATNASVIILKPWLVLAPTLMIVLSSLSFNLLGDGLRDALDPRDP